The Plasmodium relictum strain SGS1 genome assembly, contig: PRELSG_00_v1_312, whole genome shotgun sequence genome has a segment encoding these proteins:
- a CDS encoding reticulocyte binding protein, putative yields the protein MRAINGWINCLITTFAFLSLHYEKEVKTSLNRSKFSTNNLSFDPNLEKNKELENNSIAKYNIKGKEGTNSTKNSFIQSLNSISTEEKDLGGYNNFVIKINEAFSEAKRAYITANSYKYSRSYIRKYSTEFDAASTKYIRPFINCEEDNIRFYKNTKKDMREQFYNLLSLKEDDKKNDLYKTELPKFKSKIESHLRTIDWNRKRCKENDNNAYQKVHNYLFREFCSIWGCINKIVSFTKGYTYNTNIAYSDAMDRAMYRISQYKLSDKNFSEIKDFLSSDVVQIIMKENICKKELKNSLKLLIEEISDMNDIYVKDVNMEHNCLSSYENDKKNAMSTNITKNNIGYIFTTAYQHIGGYQHYNIWNNELKSNFYEVQKKFKDLLKNALEGLREEINSLVYPENVIVEAKQIFTKGNDAYHRTKN from the exons ATGAGAGCAATAAATGGTTGGATAAATTGTTTGATCACTACATTTGCATTTTTaa gttTACACTATGAAAAAGAAGTTAAAACATCATTAAATAGATCTAAATTTagtacaaataatttatcatttgatcctaatttagaaaaaaacaaagaattagaaaataattctattgcaaaatataatattaaaggAAAAGAGGGAACTAATAGTactaaaaattcttttattcaGAGTTTGAATTCAATATCAACTGAAGAAAAAGATTTAGGTGGTTACAATAATTTcgttataaaaattaatgaagcTTTTTCTGAAGCAAAACGTGCTTATATAACTGCTAATTCTTATAAATATTCGCGTTcatatataagaaaatattcGACTGAATTTGATGCAGCATCGACGAAATATATAAGGCCTTTTATAAACTGTGAAGAAGATAATATACGATTCtataaaaatactaaaaagGATATGAGAGAACAATTTTACAATTTACTTTCACTGAAAGaggatgataaaaaaaatgacttATATAAAACAGAACTTCCTAAATTCAAATCAAAAATAGAAAGTCATCTAAGAACTATAGATTGGAATCGTAAAAGATGTAAAGAAAATGACAATAATGCTTATCAAAAAgtacataattatttattccGTGAATTTTGTAGCATATGGGGATGTATTAATAAGATTGTTTCTTTCACTAAAGGTTATACatataatacaaatattGCATATTCAGATGCTATGGATAGAGCAATGTATAGGATATCACAATATAAGCTTTCTGACAAAAATTTTTCAGAAATTAAAGATTTTCTAAGTTCTGATGTAGTacaaataattatgaaagaaaatatatgtaaaaaagaacttaaaaattctttaaagtTATTAATAGAAGAAATTAGTGATATGAATGATATTTATGTGAAGGATGTAAATATGGAACATAATTGTCTTTCTTCTTATGAAAATGATAAGAAAAATGCAATGTCAACAAATAttactaaaaataatattggaTATATTTTTACCACTGCTTATCAACATATCGGAGGATATCAACATTATAACATATggaataatgaattaaaaagcAATTTTTATGaagttcaaaaaaaatttaaagatttACTTAAAAATGCACTTGAAGGATTAAgagaagaaataaattcaCTAGTTTATCCTGAAAATGTAATTGTAGAAGCAAAACAAATATTTACAAAAGGAAATGATGCATATCATCGTACAAAAAATC